The proteins below come from a single Rosa rugosa chromosome 2, drRosRugo1.1, whole genome shotgun sequence genomic window:
- the LOC133728494 gene encoding UDP-glycosyltransferase TURAN produces the protein MARKGEKRGRACVVVLGDIGRSPRMQYHALSLARQASLEVDVVAYGGSEPHSAVLEHQSIHIHKMPQWPAFPRGLPSILKPFVLLLKPVVQFIVLLWYLCVKISAPDVFLVQNPPSVPTLVAVKWASWLRQSAFIVDWHNFGYTLLALSLGRSSRFVAIYRWVEWQFGRMADGSLCVTRAMQHELAQNWGIKATVLYDQPPEFFHPASLEEQHKLFFRLDKNLRQPLGVEDCTSTGIGEVVNKDMQETLFTTLVGADIASKPNRPALIVSSTSWTPDEDFGILLEAAVMYDRRVAAILNEDDSKKEEVLWKEMQSGKQYLYPRLLFVITGKGPEKEKYEEKIRRLKLKRVAFRTAWLSAEDYPLLLGSADLGVCLHTSSSGLDLPMKVVDMFGCGLPVCAVSYSCIKELVQVEKNGLLFSSSSELADELLMLFKGFPDACDSLKVLRNGALDMSSSVKWATEWEEHAKGLILEVISGNLD, from the exons ATGGCCAGAAAAG GAGAGAAGAGAGGGAGGGCTTGTGTGGTGGTGTTAGGTGACATTGGGCGCAGCCCTCGTATGCAATACCATGCTCTTTCGCTTGCCCGTCAG GCATCTTTGGAAGTAGATGTTGTTGCATATGGAG GTTCCGAACCGCATTCTGCAGTGTTGGAGCATCAATCTAttcacatacacaaaatg CCACAGTGGCCAGCATTCCCCCGTGGTCTACCCAGCATACTTAAACCCTTTGTGCTTCTGCTGAAGCCAGTGGTTCAATTTATTGTGCTCCTTTGGTATCTTTGCGTTAAGATATCTGCTCCTGATGTTTTTCTAGTTCAG AATCCACCTTCTGTTCCAACCTTAGTCGCTGTAAAATGGGCAAGCTGGCTTAGGCAATCTGCATTTATAGTTGATTGGCATAATTTTGGATATACTTTACTGGCATTGTCTCTTGGAAGAAGTAGTCGTTTTGTGGCAATATACCGTTG GGTAGAGTGGCAATTTGGGAGGATGGCAGATGGTTCACTATGTGTAACAAGGGCAATGCAACATGAATTGGCTCAAAATTGGGGAATTAA AGCAACAGTTCTATATGATCAGCCTCCTGAATTTTTCCATCCCGCTTCACTTGAAGAACAGCATAAG TTGTTCTTTAGATTAGATAAAAATCTGAGGCAGCCACTCGGTGTTGAAGATTGCACAAGCACTG GAATAGGGGAAGTGGTGAATAAGGACATGCAGGAGACTCTGTTTACCACCCTGGTTGGCGCTGACATTGCTTCAAAGCCAAACCGGCCGGCACTGATAGTGAGCAGTACAAGCTG GACTCCTGATGAAGATTTTGGCATTCTCCTGGAAGCAGCTGTCATGTATGACAGGCGCGTTGCTGCTATTTTAAATGAAGACGATTCTAAGAAAGAAGAGGTTCTTTGGAAGGAAATGCAAAGTGGGAAGCAATACTTGTATCCAAGACTGTTATTTGTCATTACAG GTAAAGggcctgaaaaagaaaaatatgaagaaaagaTTAGAAGATTAAAACTCAAACGGGTGGCATTTCGTACTGCGTGGCTATCAGCTGAAGACTATCCACTGCTTCTTG GATCAGCAGATCTTGGTGTGTGCTTACACACTTCCTCATCAGGGTTGGATCTTCCCATGAAG GTGGTGGACATGTTTGGTTGTGGACTGCCGGTTTGCGCTGTTTCCTACTCATG CATCAAGGAACTAGTGCAAGTGGAGAAAAATGGTCTTCTATTTTCATCATCTTCAGAGCTAGCTGATGAACTTTTG ATGCTGTTTAAGGGTTTTCCAGATGCTTGTGATTCATTGAAGGTTCTGAGGAATGGTGCACTGGACATGTCTTCATCTGTGAAGTGGGCCACTGAGTGGGAAGAGCATGCTAAAGGATTAATCTTAGAG GTTATCTCTGGAAACTTAGACTGA
- the LOC133728495 gene encoding protein TRIGALACTOSYLDIACYLGLYCEROL 1, chloroplastic produces MQTASYLHPFSYCSYRRGSVKPDGWNKLQIPYSSQLAEKVALIGRPQACKLLRPLKETRLCAVPNADDGHPPVSVLEDSNTNHAPTSEGETLFSKWSPPRHLWRGLSAFILAGQVIIRTLKGKVHWKNTLQQLRRVGPNSAGVCLLTAAFVGMAFTIQFVREFTRLGLSRAVGGVLALAFARELSPVVTSIVVAGRIGSAFAAELGTMQVSEQTDTLRVLGANPVDYLVTPRVIATCTALPFLTLMCFTVGMASSALLADGIYGVSINIILESARRALKPWDIISAMIKSQAFGAIISIVSCAWGVTTMGGAKGVGESTTSAVVISLVGIFIADFVLSYFFFQGVGDSLKNL; encoded by the exons ATGCAAACTGCTTCATATCTCCACCCATTCTCTTATTGCTCTTACAG AAGAGGCTCTGTAAAACCAGATGGGTGGAATAAATTACAAATCCCGTATTCGAGTCAGCTTGCTGAGAAAGTTGCGCTCATTGGCAGGCCTCAGGCATGTAAGCTTCTCAGGCCCTTGAAAGAGACCAGATTGTGTGCAGTTCCCAACGCAGATGATGGCCACCCTCCTGTCTCTGTGTTGGAAGATTCCAATACGAATCACGCACCCACTTCAGAAGGGGAGACATTGTTCAGCAAATGGTCACCTCCTAGGCATCTGTGGAGGGGATTGTCAGCTTTTATCTTGGCAGGTCAGGTCATCATTAGAACTTTAAAGGGTAAAGTGCACTGGAAAAATACACTCCAACAGTTGAGGAGAGTTGGACCAAATTCGGCTGGGGTCTGCCTCTTAACTGCAGCATTTGTTGGCATGGCCTTCACCATCCAATTTGTTAGGGAATTTACTAGATTAGGGTTAAGCAGAGCTGTTGGTGGGGTATTGGCCCTGGCTTTCGCAAGGGAGTTGAGTCCTGTAGTTACATCAATTGTGGTTGCAGGGCGTATTGGAAGTGCATTTGCTGCAGAGTTAGGAACAATGCAGGTTTCTGAGCAAACTGACACATTAAGAGTTCTTGGAGCAAACCCTGTTGATTATCTTGTGACACCGAGGGTAATTGCTACCTGTACTGCTCTACCATTTCTGACCCTGATGTGTTTCACAGTAGGGATGGCATCCAGCGCCCTCCTTGCTGATGGTATTTATGGTGTTAGCATTAACATTATTTTGGAGTCAGCTCGCAGAGCTCTTAAACCTTGGGATATAATTAGTGCAATGATCAAGTCACAGGCTTTTGGTGCTATCATATCAATTGTTAGTTGTGCTTGGGGAGTTACCACCATGGGAGGAGCCAAAGGTGTTGGGGAGTCAACGACTTCGGCTGTGGTTATCTCTCTTGTTGGGATCTTTATTGCAGATTTTGTACTCTCTTATTTTTTCTTCCAAGGAGTTGGAGATTCACTGAAGAATCTATAG
- the LOC133731051 gene encoding probable transcription factor KAN4 yields MATNRVELGEGSSLTGSNRGEQLQLQSTPHFSSYENQERKTEPQHKGVRRVNLQAERMIMPRPTGQLAAMVRRYVRSKAPRIHWTPDLHRCFVHAVDILGGEDRATPKKILRIMNVKGLTMNHIKSHLQMYRNMKDEELVQEAAAAREAEEAAARAEVNEKGKHSSHSNDSYLTESINSSATPPWKDEKKTKSYLIFTDLFQGLTNITRESNDDEGTDANIRGAIDATMPQTLNSSSNAGSSSNVNDVSLELTLG; encoded by the exons ATGGCAACAAACAGGGTTGAATTAGGTGAAGGGAGCTCTCTTACGGGATCAAACAGGGGTGaacaattacaattacaaagCACTCCACATTTCTCATCCTATGAGAATCAAGAAAGGAAGACTGAACCTCAGCATAAGGGAGTTCGCCGTGTGAATTTGCAAGCTGAAAGGATGATCATGCCGAGACCTACTGGCCAGTTAGCTGCTATGGTTAGACGTTATGTTCGCTCTAAAGCGCCTCGGATTCACTGGACACCTGATCTCCACCGCTGTTTTGTGCATGCAGTTGATATCCTTGGAGGAGAAGACA GAGCTACTCCAAAGAAGATCTTGCGAATCATGAATGTTAAAGGTCTCACCATGAATCATATAAAAAGCCATCTTCAG ATGTACAGAAACATGAAGGATGAAGAATTAGTACAAG AAGCAGCAGCTGcaagagaagcagaagaagcagCTGCAAGAGCAGAGGTGAATGAGAAGGGGAAGCACTCCTCGCATTCAAATGACTCGTACCTAACTGAATCAATCAATAGCTCCGCTACTCCACCCTG GAAAGATGAGAAGAAAACGAAATCTTACCTCATCTTTACAGATCTATTTCAGGGATTAACCAATATTACTCGA GAAAGCAATGATGATGAAGGGACCGATGCTAATATTCGAGGAGCTATTGATGCCACAATGCCTCAGACACTAAACTCATCATCAAATGCTGGGAGTAGTTCTAATGTAAATGATGTCTCCCTTGAACTCACTCTTGGTTAA